A region from the Manihot esculenta cultivar AM560-2 chromosome 13, M.esculenta_v8, whole genome shotgun sequence genome encodes:
- the LOC110629514 gene encoding uncharacterized protein LOC110629514 isoform X1, producing the protein MDPRHTGEILKHLEKQNELLMEAYNSMSHELHKLQVEEEMLMRKFYELMTAQGLTKKNEKNTNVSNGDQVRDDSVLLTNNTGGNSYGGKSEQSSAIVPVNDNEQH; encoded by the exons ATGGATCCTCGACACACCGGGGAGATATTGAA GCATTTGGAGAAGCAGAATGAGTTGTTAATGGAGGCCTACAATTCAATGTCTCATGAATTGCATAAGCTTCAG GTAGAGGAAGAAATGCTGATGCGTAAATTTTATGAACTTATGACTGCTCAAGGTTTAACTAAAAAG AATGAAAAAAATACCAATGTTTCGAATGGGGATCAAGTCAGAGACGATTCTGTTTTACTTACTAATAATACAGGCGGCAATTCTTATGGTGGTAAGAGTGAGCAATCATCTGCAATAGTCCCTGTCAATGATAATGAACAACACTGA
- the LOC110629514 gene encoding uncharacterized protein LOC110629514 isoform X2, producing the protein MDPRHTGEILKHLEKQNELLMEAYNSMSHELHKLQVEEEMLMRKFYELMTAQGLTKKNFFNVIAFGRMKKIPMFRMGIKSETILFYLLIIQAAILMVVRVSNHLQ; encoded by the exons ATGGATCCTCGACACACCGGGGAGATATTGAA GCATTTGGAGAAGCAGAATGAGTTGTTAATGGAGGCCTACAATTCAATGTCTCATGAATTGCATAAGCTTCAG GTAGAGGAAGAAATGCTGATGCGTAAATTTTATGAACTTATGACTGCTCAAGGTTTAACTAAAAAG AATTTTTTTAATGTCATTGCCTTTGGCAGAATGAAAAAAATACCAATGTTTCGAATGGGGATCAAGTCAGAGACGATTCTGTTTTACTTACTAATAATACAGGCGGCAATTCTTATGGTGGTAAGAGTGAGCAATCATCTGCAATAG